In a genomic window of Ipomoea triloba cultivar NCNSP0323 chromosome 3, ASM357664v1:
- the LOC116013235 gene encoding uncharacterized protein LOC116013235, whose protein sequence is MGLNFVQIAEEYASKIGEKYIVCSCCDCRNLKKFRGIDEIKSHLIRRGFKEGYDSWIWHGENVPFSTDDVELDVEKDKRKEDTVTTDEDNDRLDELMRDMQGDLNELPQEFETFFENSGKPLFSGCSKFTKLSSMLKLYNLKANNRWSDKSFTELLKLLKDMLPDDKELLKLLKDMLPDDNELPCSTYEAKKMLCPLPCSTYEAKKMLCPLSMDIYEAKKMLCPLSMDIDEAKKMLCPLSMDIERIHACPNDCILYWKQYKDLHVCPKCGASRYKRKGYDDACEKKKGAPAKVLWYLPVIPRFKRLFANPNDANNLQWHAVGRKEDGKLRHPSDSPQWKNINMKFPEFGFRKSKS, encoded by the coding sequence ATGGGGCTAAACTTTGTACAAATTGCCGAGGAATATGCAAGTAAAATTGGTGAAAAATATATAGTGTGTTCTTGTTGTGATTGTAGAAATCTAAAAAAGTTTCGTGGGATTGACGAAATTAAGAGTCATTTGATACGTCGTGGTTTTAAAGAAGGATATGACTCgtggatatggcatggtgagAATGTACCTTTTAGTACAGATGATGTCGAATTAGATGTAGAGAAAGATAAACGTAAAGAAGATACTGTTACAACTGATGAAGACAATGACCGGCTAGATGAATTGATGCGTGATATGCAAGGGGATTTGAATGAACTGCCTCAAGAGTTTgaaactttttttgaaaattctggAAAACCTTTGTTTTCTGGATGTAGTAAATTTACAAAGTTATCATCAATGCTTAAATTGTATAACTTAAAAGCAAATAATAGGTGGAGTGATAAGAGTTTCACggagttattgaaacttttaaagGACATGCTTCCTGATGATAAggagttattgaaacttttaaagGACATGCTTCCTGATGATAACGAACTCCCTTGTTCAACTTATGAGGCAAAGAAAATGTTATGTCCGTTGCCTTGTTCAACTTATGAGGCAAAGAAAATGTTATGTCCGTTGAGTATGGACATTTATGAGGCAAAGAAAATGTTATGTCCGTTGAGTATGGACATTGATGAGGCAAAGAAAATGTTATGTCCGTTGAGTATGGACATTGAAAGGATCCATGCATGTCCAAACGATTGTATTTTGTATTGGAAACAATACAAAGATTTGCATGTGTGTCCGAAGTGTGGAGCATCGCGTTATAAACGGAAAGGATACGATGATGCAtgtgagaagaagaaaggtgCTCCTGCGAAAGTGTTGTGGTATCTACCGGTGATTCCAAGGTTCAAGCGTTTGTTTGCAAATCCAAATGATGCAAACAATTTGCAATGGCATGCTGTTGGTAGAAAAGAAGATGGAAAATTGAGACATCCCTCCGATTCTCCTCAATGGAAGAACATTAATATGAAGTTTCCTGAATTCGGATTCCGAAAATCAAAATCTTAG